CACAAGAACAATAATAGACTAATGACCCCAAGGCGGAGCTCAAAGCCGGTCTTGTATTAACtcttgaaatttaaaactaaatgtaggaatttctgatattttaaatacaaacaaAGATGATTTAAGTTATAGTTTTATTTGCATGACAATGTTTTgcccaacaacaaaaaaatagatgACAATGTATAAATCGCTTTTTTTGACCTCATGTACAATCTCAAGAACTCGTATATATCATAAGGATTCCACTATCATGCACGCTTATTATTAGCATAACGGAAGATGGTTACAATTCGCGAACGGTAAATGTATGAGAGTTCTGATCTACGGTATAGTTGGATATACTTAAGAATATCCTGTACATACCTGCCACTAAGAACGTTTTGTCTTGAgtcattgttaaaaaaaaagctcaaaTCTTAAAAGTGATACAAGATTATGATACAAAGTATGCCagtttcattatattttacttcctttttaataggaaaaaataatttttttttttttttttttttttttttttttttttaggaaaaaaaaattaaatgaacgGATCTTTAAAGAAAGAATCTCCAAAGTAATGACTATATATATCCATTGTCAATTGCGTTAGTGTACTTTTATATTGTGACATAATTAGATCGTTGATCTTTTACAAAGTTGATTGGACTTTATTTTGCAGCTATAacgtatatatttatttgtatagtATTATAATTATGTAGTgcatgtaaattgcagtttcgAGCTTCTGCAATTTATGTGTCTTCATTTTGAAACTTCATAAAATAGAAAGAACATTCCCACGGATCTTCCATTTCGAGAATCACTTTCtactttatataattaattacttaccgtctcttttcctttttccaaattaaactttcttttattttattgtcatttctttatatcttatatattaaaacagaaaccaCAACCTTgatttatgtgtaattttttaaaaaatagactctcactagaaatcagttatcattcatttattactaataatatggattaataatatattattcctAATATAACATCGACTCCTAAAAATTCGGATTGGTTAACAAATTCACCTTGATTCatatgtgatatttttatttggatcatcatttaatttttttattaaatgtatttccttaatgctaatatataatcttttaactacttaaatcataatataatttgatatcttttaatttaaaatataaatataaatatatttaattttcttaacaaatgtgttgaaaaacattataacaatatcttaattatcaaaaattgtatataaatattttcactaattttgtaattattaatgaaattaatgttattattttataaaatgaaaaaaattatatatatatatactcagttatattttataaaatgaaaaaaattatttcaaattttactattttatagttatatctctcattttaaaataaaacattgtatttaactaaatatgataaaattattttaaactgataaattaatatattttattttcacaaacattaaaaatttatgctagaaatataatatgttggtagaacgggttaacattagtaaattagataattcatgtataaaattaacttatcttaaacttttatatatatatagttattatcttaaatgaataaacataaaaaaatatcgataaaagAAATCTAGCgctttgaattacggatcaatatcataataattgaataaaaataattttaaaatatatataatacaaaaatagcaaatatatgtgatgatttgaaataatcaattaacttatagcacgaaaactatcaaattgttatatttaaaataattatatataaacatttaaatatataaacatgaaaattaatacCCGCACGATTGTGCGGGTCCAAATCTAGTGTAACACTTAAACAAGTGGTCTCAAGCACATTTTATTCAAGTCACAAACACCTCAACTAGTCTTGTAGAAACCCTTCCAAATCAGGCAAATTGGGCTGAGAGCTCTAAATTGAACAAATTGacagtatataatatattgtagtAAATAGAAGAAACTTATAAAGCCATGTTTAATTCTCAAGATTAGCACATGCTAGGAAATATACATTGCTACTAACTccttaaattaaaaataaagattgaATATTGTGAACTGAAATAAATGCATGTTCGATTTTTTTACTTTAACTTGTTGTGTGCTACGGATTCTAATATCGTGAAAAAGTGGTGTAGTGCTCTTTATTTAGGAATGTCCAAGCATAAAACTTGTggcatgaaaaaaaaaattcctgaAGAAATTTTATGGGAAAGAAAAGATCATTCTCGGAATAAAACCTCAGTATTAATTACATTCCAGTAGCATTGTACCATGGAATATGCTTCTCTCCAAGATTGTATTTAAATGCAAACATTGAATTTTTCAGGTTACAATTGTGGAGAATGAGATGTATCAAAGGTGAAAATGCATTACAGGGCAAGATCTCTATTGGCAGGAAACCATTACTTGACCTTTGCATCTCTTTATGCATTGTTTTGTAGTGAGTTCTCTGCCAAAGGAGATTTGCCCGGTAATTCTTCTGCGCTAATAAATCAACTAATTATATGTGATCAACCGATCAAACTCAGCACAGAAgtaaattctatttttctttgtttttgtgtaGCATTGGTTTACGTTCATCCGGGTGTGGAGATATCTATTCCTCTTTGTATGAATATAGAAGGTGAGACACATTTTAACGAGAAAAAACTTCAATTGAAGTTATTTTATTTCCTTGTTTTCATCCATTTTCTTAGTGGCTGTCTTCTTGCTCTTCACACATTGGATATGCTTTATGCTCAAGCCAAGGTCAGTACGGAGAAACATTGCCTTCATCACCAACAGTTACTCATTACCTTATTTAATACTTCCTCTACTcgtaaaagataaatatttaaattaaaggttttttgatgaagtttttaatacaattttataagttaataatggtgaattgtaaaatttcaaaacattaattgtattttttaaaatactattggtttaaaattgtgaaaataggTAGTTTGgaaataatacatttattatcaaaatttatcatGTTTTGTTAATATGGGTAAGGACACATAAACATACATCTTTTAGAAAAGAGTAATATATTTTTGCTATAAGTTATGCATTATACAGAAATGCTAACAAGAGCAAAACCATGTATTACTTAATACCCACTCTAGAATATAAAGCCCATTACGAGAATAAATATGAACAAATGTAGGGAAGAATGCCCAAAGGCAGCGGCTCGCTTAAATGAGAAAAGTGAAACGTCCATCGTTGACGAGGAGACCCTCACCGAAAACCATACTTGCAAAACCTTTTTTTAACACACCATACTTGCAAAAAcctaatataattttcaattaaGTGGAAGGTTCTGTAAAACAAAGCTAACAGATATTTTCTCTCTAAGAAAGTTAATTTACTTTAAACACTTTTAACAAAAGGGAATTAGTTCTGCTCAAGTCGTAAACATTGCCAACAACCAAGCTTCAGCAGCATCATAGATTATACTTACTAATCTATAGGATTACTTTTGAGTATAAAATCATTTGCTATTAGTGTACAATGTTCCCttagtattttttgtgtttattttattaaaacaatgaGAAATTGTATTTATCTTTAAAACCATGTTTACAATAAATTCATATAGTTGTAAGGGAGAATAAAAGTTACGCAAGCTTGAAGCACGTAAAACTAAAGGCGGAAAGTTTTGCAAAATTTCATCGGATTGCAAACCATAGCACGAGACCATGCTCATATCTATTGTCTTAACATGCTTCAAAGAGATTAAAGCCTGTTGCGTACATTCTTGTCTATGATTCAGTGATGTATTGGGAGGCTGAAGGAATATCTCCATGTCGCCTTCTGTTGCGTATTTTTGTGTATTTAAACTCACTCTATCAAACTAAGAGATCCCTAGAACAGTATAGCTTCCATTATGACATACATGATTAATGTAGCATGAATCATATATGTACATTAGATTAATCTTGCATTTGCAGAATAAATAAGTTTAGGGGTAATGAAAATACTTATGGTAATCTAGAAATATTGGTTGGAAAAAAGTACAAGAGGATAACAAATATCTAGAAATattgaaatcataaaaataattcatgACATGTTGTACAGGAACCACGGCGAGGTTTTAGGAAAATTCAGAGTCTAAGAGATGCCAAACAATTAATCccatttcttaaaaatataatattccaTGAGATAAGCCACCAATAAGATATTTTAATGCAGTCAAcctataacatatataaatataggttgCCAAATCGTGGCTATATAATTGTTGAATTCATTTATATTGTAGCCGCATTGCTTCACGCATCAATACATTTCAATTTCTTGAAATAATCAGCAACTTTCCTTGTCAAAACTTATGAGATAGttggtatattttatgtttagctaaaaatatctaaacttAGCATATTGTTTCTTGGTCAATCATGGATCTCTTAGTGGCACTTTCTATtaatttgtgtgtgtgtttaattAGTTAATTACATATAACTTCtacaataattataaaattataatgtttttaagaTCTGTGAATTGAATGGATTCTAGCAAGTTGTAGATATATGGCAAATCGACAATAGGGGCTGcgtttgtttttcaaaatggACAAAATGATGAAGATGACGGCAATAAGAAGCCAAGTCAACACGCGAAATGTTCATACCACTTGTTTTTTTCATTGTTGATATGAATAAACTATTTATCTGAAAAGAATCTTGTAACTATATAGGTATTTTTTGTCCTGTAAGGCGAACAACACGcatcacaatactaaaaggggatAATCTCCAATTCTATATGTCCACGTCAGCATAAATAATTCTCCAATCAGAACATTTCGTTTTCGGGTTGGGcttaaatttttttctgaattgaCTTATGTGTGTGGGTTTCTTTTGATTTGGGATTGGGCTTTTAGATCATCTAATAATTAGAACTAGGTCTACGACGCGGAGCTGAAGTCGCGTGTCTCTTCTCGCCTCCTCTACCACTTCgtcttctctcttctcctctgCCACTTCGGCTTCTCCCCGTAAACCATTTCGACTGAGTTTTAATCGATCCATCAATACTCCTTCTTTATGGTTTCGTTTCAGCTCTTTTTTTCCTCCTTCTTTATATACTGCTTTCATTCCTGTTtgcaaatcaaaaccctaaaatcgcTCAAACCTCGATCCATGGCGATGAAACCAAATGGAAAGTCAATTGTCTCCTCCGATTACGACGACAAAGTCATGTTCTTCAAAGATGTGTCACTGGGTCACCACGAATCTCAGTTGCGATTTCGGCTTATCCATTTCTGGGAGGCTTGGAACCCAATAAAAAAGACGCTtattgggttggagatgctgcTCATCGACGAACAAGTACCTAGATATATAGATCTTCCCGATTATTTACTTAGAGACGTTCCTTGCTTACTTATTTAGGTTgtgtttatgtttttctttgcatGGAACAATTATTCAAGGATTCATCTCCCCAGGACGTATTGAAAAATATTTGCCTGAGATGAAGCGAGGGTCTGTCTACAAACTCAACAACTTCTATGGATCCATAAACAAGTCGGTGTTCCGGGTTTGTGATCATACCGCGACCGTGTCGTTCTCGTGGAATTCAGAACTGTCGGTTCTTCTAGACTGTCAGACTCCTTTTGATGAAGACAGTTTCCGGTTTCATTCTTATGAAGAATTTCAATCCAGCTGTTATCTCAAAGGAGACCTCTATGGTAATCTCTGCATGGCTTGATGATTAGACTTAGTATGTAGGCTTTCTTGATGAATGAAGTTAACGATTTGAGAATTTTGGTTTGACTTAGTCGTACTCTGGAGTCAGTCTTGAAATAATCTCTCCATTGCTTGATGATTAGATGTCGTATTTAGGCTTTCTTGATGAATGAAGTAAACGTTTGAGAGTTTTGGTTTGACTTAGTCGTACTCTGAAGTCAGTCTTGAAATAATCACATTTCTTGGTTTGACTTAGTCGTTCTCTTAAGTCAGTCTTGaaagaataaaattttgatgaaaGTAATTCATTTGTTCGGTTTGTAGCGTTAGGTATCAGAACTTGCTACTCTCAGCTCTTGAATATTATTGATTTGTTGAGTactttaaactatttattttattatttttacttacaCTCTTCATGAACAATGGTATAGATGTTGTTGGCCACATGAAGTTGGTTAATGGCCAGAGTATCATTGAGGCCTGTGTTCTTGACGAAGTGGAGATAGAAAAGGTGAGGCGTGTTCTGATTCATGTCCAATCACATGAGTAGGTTTTCATAATTTCTTAAACACTACGTCTCTCTACTCTTCTTAAACCCTCAGAATCGTTTTTTTACAGTGGACCTGTGATGAAGGTTTACTTTTGGGATCAGGCTGCAAGAGACTTCCGCAAAAAGTTTAATTCGTACGAAAAAACACCCACCGTGTTACTGGTCACGGCCGTTAACGCACAGACTCTCGGAGGTACGGATTTCTATCTTTAATATAGGTTTATTACAGTTAAGTATCTGCAGTTTGTGTTCTTTAATGGATTTTTCTTGATACAATAGGTACTCTTGCCCTCACCTCAATGTCCTCCTCGCGTGTATTTATGGACTACGATGTCCAACCTACTATAGATTACTTCGGCTGGTAAATATTAATCTGTTTTGCATTTGCTCTTTATCTAAATGAAGTACTCTTTATCGCGTTACATCATTGCAGTGGCTGACTGATTAATAATTTCTACTCTGTCTCAGGTTGGGCTCTAATCCAGCTATTGCTGAGCAGGTTAATGCAGAGGTGGTAACTAAACGTGAGGCAATGACTATAGGGGAAATATTCTCCTACATCAAGCAGGAATTTGCAAAGGTAAAACTCAATCTATATATGTCTAATCAGTAAGCAAAGCTTATCCGCTTATACACTCTCGCAGGATGCTTTTTTTGAGTGCACGGCTACAATCGATGACGTCGTCCATGGCTCTACTTGGTACTACATTGCGTGCAGTGGGTGCCATACTAAGGTTACCAAACGCCCTACTTCGATGATTTGTACAAACAGCAAGTGTGGGAAGGTTAACGTGGCCAGAGTTGCATAGTAAGTACTCTCGACTGGATATTCAATTGCGGTTTATTGGTATTATCTTCTGATTCTTTCATAACATGTACCGTTCAAAGATATCAGTTAATGACAACAGTGACCAAGCTTTCTTTGTACTACTTGGTGATGCTGGTCGTGAGTTGACTGGGAAGCCTGCATCAGAATTAGTTAGAAACTATTTTGAGGTAAATTTTCATCCAACAATGTTCTCTAAAGTATTGACCTGATGCTGTTGTACTTGAATGTCAGGCTAACGGAAATCAAGAATGTAACCATGAGGCGCCTGTCCCGGAAGCTTTGATCAGCACCATCGGCCAAAGACACAAATTTTGTGTCAAAGTGACAGAGCACAACCTATCTGGCAAGACCCGGTCTCTTACTGTGACCAGCAGCCACAGTATACTCGGAGGAAGACCACACTACTGCAACTTCGGAGAAAACATTCAAAAGCCGCCTTGGTTCTGCAGAGGGGAGTAAGAGGACTTGTGACAGTGATGAGATAGAGGAAGCTAAACGCTTTAAGCGTGGGAACTAGAGCTTCCGTACGTCTACTAAAACTTGCATGGTTCATTGCAGATCAAGTATTTGTTTCCAGTTTTTAATTGGCTCATGACTTCCTTTCAGTTAAACTTTTCAGAGTTTTATTTCTTTGCaacatgtttttaattttggatgATTGCGAGTTGCTAAACATGTGTTATTCACTATTACTCTGCTTTTAGGATCACTCTACTTAGCTAAATATTTAGAAATCTATGATTATTACGATGGTATAGTTTGAGGAACATATATGACAGGTAAAACTTACATCCGCAAAGTGTAAATCAATTTTGTCAATGCATGAAATCAAAAGATTGCCTTATTTTCATATGCGTGATGGACAAGTAACGTAGAAAGATATTTTAATTAACGCTTCTGTTTTTGATATTCAGAGAATCTAATTCAATAAATAGGCAATATTCCTACTAATGCGTTTATGGCAAGAGTATCATTGAGGCTTCCGTTTTTCTTTCAAGATTTACATGTTCACTTTCAAGTTGTGTTTCTAAGAGTATCATAAAACCCCAACGGAAGAAACACAACTCTCTGTTTCCCATTTCCCATCTCTATCAATATTGAAACCACCATAGGAACTGCATACCAAGCTCTAACCAACCCAATACACCGAAAGACTGCGAAACTGTAAGGAATTCTATTACAAGCCAACAAAATACAAATCATAATCCAGCTCTGAAACTAACAATCGCGTTTCTCTTAGGTTTGAGGTACAAGAAGAATGGAGAACCCACCTCAACCACTCCCTTTGGAAACTGCAGGTACAAGAATACTTTTCTGTAGAaagtaatgtttttttaatggaGTTGAAAATAGTTCATATAGTATAAGTAACGATACTTAACTCCATCGACACAACACTTATAATACAAACGGCTGTCaccagtttttgtttttaagcaTCAAATTTATCAACGTTGATTGGCTTGacagaatttttttgaaaaaaattaatgtgttCTAGATTGTTAAAAAACTGTAAAGAGTTTTGGAGAATCTGGGGAGTGTCTGTAAATGGTTCTACTAAAACCATATAAAACatgcaaatatttttaaaattcaaaactcatATATGGTCTTACTAAGCTAATAAAATTGAATTCAATTATATTGTAGTATAATTACATGATCAAGCTTAttgtaaacatataaatatttttggacaACATGAACTTATATAATCTAATACGAattataaaatagtgtttaaaaAGGTTTTgagttataacaaaaatttaagaaGTTAATGTAAAATCTAACATACGATCAATGCAAATTATATGATTTGGCTAATCCAAATAAATTGGCTGATCTAAATTATTAGTTCCAAAATTATGTATCTAAATTATTAGTTCCAAAATTATGTATCTAACTAAGatacaaattcaaaaacatataagacattttttatatacaattaCCTAGgcaatttagaatttataaataaataaataaaaaatacagttACTATCAAGATTTGAATTTTGGTCACCccaatttataaaataacttggTTCGGATTAGGCGATTTCTTCATAAAACAAATGCCCTAAGAATTtgcaaattaattatattaacatCTACCAACCTATTCAAGacttttttttggacaaaaaaaaataaacaacttCCTAAATTTTATTCATCCAGAAACTTCTATCGGGATCACACATAAAAGAAAGAGCGCCCACTC
The window above is part of the Brassica napus cultivar Da-Ae chromosome C3, Da-Ae, whole genome shotgun sequence genome. Proteins encoded here:
- the LOC111204178 gene encoding uncharacterized protein LOC111204178, which gives rise to MHYRARSLLAGNHYLTFASLYALFCSEFSAKGDLPALVYVHPGVEISIPLCMNIEGFISPGRIEKYLPEMKRGSVYKLNNFYGSINKSVFRVCDHTATVSFSWNSELSVLLDCQTPFDEDSFRFHSYEEFQSSCYLKGDLYDVVGHMKLVNGQSIIEACVLDEVEIEKAARDFRKKFNSYEKTPTVLLVTAVNAQTLGGTLALTSMSSSRVFMDYDVQPTIDYFGWLGSNPAIAEQVNAEVVTKREAMTIGEIFSYIKQEFAKDAFFECTATIDDVVHGSTWYYIACSGCHTKVTKRPTSMICTNSKCGKISVNDNSDQAFFVLLGDAGRELTGKPASELVRNYFEANGNQECNHEAPVPEALISTIGQRHKFCVKVTEHNLSGKTRSLTVTSSHSILGGRPHYCNFGENIQKPPWFCRGE